The Streptomyces laurentii region CGCGGCGGAGAGCTCGTCGATGTAGGCGAAGGTCAGCTCGGCGAACTTGGCCACCTGCGCGGCGGGCAGACCTGCGGGTACGGCTCCTGCGGCCAGGCCTCGCCAGGCCACGCGGGCGCCGACCCGGTAGGCGCTGAGCAGGGCGTCCATCGAACGGCCGTCGCGGACCTCGCCTCGGCCCAGTTCGTAGGCCGCGTCGCCGGCGTCGCCGCCCGTGGCGTTCCCGCTCGCGAGGTCGAGGTAGTGGCCCAGGGCGGTGCGGACGGCCCGGCGGATGGTGACGCCCATGCGGCCCGAAAGCGCGTTGGCGTAGGACGGGACCTCGTCGATGATCGCCTGGACGACCTCGTCGGCGGTGGTCCTCAGCGCGGCCCGAAGCGCGGTGACTGTCGTCTCATCCAGGACCAGTTCGCTGGCCCTCCGGACTGCATGGCTCACGTTTTTGTTCCCTGCGAACAATTCAACTGATCAGATTCACGTCCTGCGGACAGGACTTTACCTCCCGAAGCACATCAAGCTGGGGGCATGACGAGTGCAGCCCTCCGCAGTGGGGCGTGGAAACTGCTGGAGATGGTCACGACGCCGCTGCTGCCGTCGGACTACCTCGACCTGGTCAGCCCGCTGCGTGCGGGCGGCGACCTGCGGGGACGCATCGAGGCCGTGCACCCCGAGACGGGTGACGCCGCGACCATCGTGATCAGGCCGGGACGGGGCTGGCGCGGCCACACAGCCGGTCAGTACGTGCGGATCGGGGTCGACGTCGACGGGGTGCGCCTGTGGCGTGCCTACTCGGTCACCTCACCGACGAACCGTCGGGACGGCCGGATCACGATCACCGTGAAGGCGATCCCGGACGGCAAGGTCAGCAACCACCTGGTCCACAGGGCGGAACCAGGCACGCTGATCCAGCTCGACCAGGCGACCGGTGACTTCGTGTTGCCGGAGGCCAAGCCCGCCAAGGTGCTCTACCTGACGGCCGGCAGCGGCATCACGCCGGTGATGGGCATGCTGCGCGACATCGAGTTCGACGACGTCGTCATGGTCCACTCCGCACCGCAGCCGCACGACGTGATCTTCCGCAGCGAGCTGCACGACCTGGTCGCGGACAAGAAACTGCGTCTCACCGAGCTGCACACCGACACGGACGGCATGCTCGACATCGCCCGTCTGGGCGAACTCGTCCCTGACTGGGCCGAGCGCGAGACCTGGGCGTGCGGGCCCGCGGGCCTGCTCGATGCCGCCGAGGACCACTGGACCGAGCACGGCGTCCCGGAGCGCCTGCACACCGAACGTTTCCGCCCCAGCATTGTCGTCGGCGGCAACGGTGGCCGGGTCAGGTTCAGCACCACCGGCAGGACCGTCGACGCGGACGGCGCCACGCCGTTGCTGGACGTCGGCGAGGAGGCCGGCGTACTCATGCCGTCCGGGTGCCGCATGGGCATCTGCTTCGGCTGCGTCACACCGCTCACGTCGGGCGCCGTCCGCGACCTGCGCACCGGCGAGATCACCGAAGCCGAGCCGGGCGTCCTCATCCAGACCTGCGTGTCCGCCGCGGCGGGCCCCTGCGACATCGAACGGTAGGAGCACCTTGACCGCCATCGACCCCACCGCCCACCTGACCGCGGAGCAGATCGAGGAGCTCGGCCGCGAGCTGGATGCGATCCGCGACGAGGTGATCGCCGGCCGCGGGGAGAAGGACGCCGCCTACATCCGCAAGGTCATCTCGGCGCAGCGCAAACTCGAGCTGGTCAGCAGGGGCGTCCTGCTGTTCTCGATCTTCCCGCCCGCGTGGCTGATCGGCACCGCCGGCCTGTCCGTGGCCAAGATCATGGAGAACATGGAGATCGGCCACAACGTCCTGCACGGCCAGTGGGACTGGATGCGGGACCCGAAGATCCACTCCACCACCTGGGACTGGGATCACGTCTCGCCGGCCGAGCAGTGGAAGCACTCGCACAACGAGCTGCACCACACGTACACCAACGTGATCGGCAAGGACAACGACCTCGGCTACGGCATCATGCGCGTCGACGAGGACCAGAAATGGCGCCCGTTCCACCTCGGCCAGCCGCTGTGGAACTTCATCAACGCCTGCTTCTTCGAGTACGGCATCGCCGCCTACGACCTGGAACTCGGCAGGAATCTGCACAAGCGCCGCCGCAAGAACCCGGAGTTCCGCGTGCGGGCCAGGGCCGTGGGCCGCAAGATCCGCAAGCAGGTGCTCAAGGACTACGTGATCCACCCGCTCCTTTCGGGCCCGTCGTTCCTCACCACGCTCGCCGCCACGTTCACCGCGAACCTGGTCCGCAACATCTGGTCCCACTCGGTGATCATGTGCGGGCACTTCCCCGAGGGCGTGCAGGTCTTCGAGCGCCGGTCGATCGAGGGCGAGACGCGCGGCCAGTGGTACCTGCGCCAGATGATGGGCTCGGCGAACATCAGCGGCAGCAAGGCCATGCACTTCATGACCGGCAACCTGTCGCACCAGATCGAGCACCACCTGTTCCCAGACCTGCCGAGCAACCGGTACGCCGAGGTCGCGGTGAAGGTGCGCGCCCTGTTCGAGAAGTACGAGCTGCAGTACGTCACCGGGCCGCTGCCCAAGCAGGTGTACTCCGCGTGGCACAAGGTCTTCCGGCTCTCGCTGCCGAACAGGAAGCCCAAGGTCACGACGCCGGACCGCGAGCAGGCGCTCGCCGCGGCCTGACTCCCGGTACTGGCTCAGACCCTTCGGCCGTACCGACGGCACCGCCGGTCTGTGCGACATCCCGCGAGTTCTCCTGAGGGCTGCTGAGTGACCGAAGCTGTGGCCAGGGGCTTCTTCCCCCTTTGAATACTCCGTTCGGCTGTGACGGAACTTCGACGACGACGGCCCCCTCTTCCGCCCGGTCAGGAGAGGGCGTGGGCCGCTCGCGCGGCGGGTTCACCAGCAAGCTCCAGGTGAGCGCGGACGGCCACTGCCGCAGGGTTTCCTGCCCGCCCTGCCCGCCCTGCCCGCCCTGCCCGCCCTGCCCGCGACAGGGACCTGGCGCCGCTCGCCGTCCTCACCACCATGACGGCGCACAACACCTTCCCCGGGCTGGCGGTCCGCACCGGAGGGGTCCGGGCCGTTGTCGTCGGGTCCCTGGAGAGGGCGGATCGGCGGCATGCCCATCTGAGGCATGGGCTGGGCCACCCAGCCCACCCCCGACTGTTCGGGGAGAACATCTGAAGCAATCCTGGCCAGCGACGGACCCGACAGCCGCTCCCGATCGCCCTGCGAAGGGAGGGTATGCCGCAGGGTCGCGAGCTGGGCCTTTCGGTGGGAGCTTCGGCATGATTGCACCCGTTCAGGTGGGCAGCGCCGCGTCGCCGGTCGCGCCATTCCGCAACCCCTTCCCGTACGACGGGAACGCGCCGGTGGGCACAGGGTTCTGTGAGGCGTTCTTCGTGGACGGAACAGGGGTGGTGAAGTACCTGTGCTCCAACGCGGGCCGGTACTGGTCGGTGGAGGATCCACCCGGCGCACCGTCGGACGGGTGGCAGCTGGGGGCGGGGGCTCCGGAGGCGTCGTCGCGGTGCTGAACCTGTGGCAACTGCCCGGCGGCATCTACCTGTTCTGGACCGATCCGTCCGGGTACGTGGCCTCGTGCCGGCTGGACGAGAGCGGGCAGCTGGACACGCCGGTGCTCTTCAACGGCCTGAACGGCAACCCGAGCGCGCCGATCACCGGCAACCTCCGGGTCGCCTACACGCCGGTCACGGTTGCCGGCGGCCCCGGGGAGGAAACGATGACCACCGGGGGCGGGCACTCGGTGATCTATGGCACCAACGGCACCAGTGAGCTGGTCGTCAT contains the following coding sequences:
- a CDS encoding lipopolysaccharide choline (identified by MetaGeneAnnotator; putative;~sequence version:1), translated to MIAPVQVGSAASPVAPFRNPFPYDGNAPVGTGFCEAFFVDGTGVVKYLCSNAGRYWSVEDPPGAPSDGWQLGAGAPEASSRC
- a CDS encoding fatty acid desaturase (Fatty acid desaturase; pfam00487;~PFAM: fatty acid desaturase; KEGG: fal:FRAAL6454 linoleoyl-CoA desaturase (delta(6)-desaturase);~The Delta6 Fatty Acid Desaturase (Delta6-FADS)-like CD includes the integral-membrane enzymes: delta-4, delta-5, delta-6, delta-8, delta-8-sphingolipid, and delta-11 desaturases foundin vertebrates, higher plants, fungi, and bacteria. These desaturases...; cd03506;~fatty acid desaturase [Nocardioides sp. JS614];~identified by MetaGeneAnnotator; putative;~putative di-iron ligands [ion binding]), coding for MIAGRGEKDAAYIRKVISAQRKLELVSRGVLLFSIFPPAWLIGTAGLSVAKIMENMEIGHNVLHGQWDWMRDPKIHSTTWDWDHVSPAEQWKHSHNELHHTYTNVIGKDNDLGYGIMRVDEDQKWRPFHLGQPLWNFINACFFEYGIAAYDLELGRNLHKRRRKNPEFRVRARAVGRKIRKQVLKDYVIHPLLSGPSFLTTLAATFTANLVRNIWSHSVIMCGHFPEGVQVFERRSIEGETRGQWYLRQMMGSANISGSKAMHFMTGNLSHQIEHHLFPDLPSNRYAEVAVKVRALFEKYELQYVTGPLPKQVYSAWHKVFRLSLPNRKPKVTTPDREQALAAA
- a CDS encoding oxidoreductase (2Fe-2S iron-sulfur cluster binding domain. Iron-sulfur proteins play an important role in electron transfer processes and in various enzymatic reactions. The family includes plant and algal ferredoxins, which act as electron carriers in photosynthesis...; cd00207;~FAD binding motif [chemical binding];~FAD binding pocket [chemical binding];~Flavodoxin reductases (ferredoxin-NADPH reductases) family 1 [Energyproduction and conversion]; COG1018;~Iron-sulfur binding ferredoxin reductase (FNR) proteins combine the FAD and NAD(P) binding regions of FNR with an iron-sulfur binding cluster domain. Ferredoxin-NADP+ (oxido)reductase is an FAD-containing enzyme that catalyzes the reversible electron...; cd06216;~NAD binding pocket [chemical binding];~beta-alpha-beta structure motif;~catalytic loop [active];~identified by MetaGeneAnnotator; putative;~iron binding site [ion binding];~oxidoreductase [Streptomyces scabiei 87.22];~phosphate binding motif [ion binding]) encodes the protein MVTTPLLPSDYLDLVSPLRAGGDLRGRIEAVHPETGDAATIVIRPGRGWRGHTAGQYVRIGVDVDGVRLWRAYSVTSPTNRRDGRITITVKAIPDGKVSNHLVHRAEPGTLIQLDQATGDFVLPEAKPAKVLYLTAGSGITPVMGMLRDIEFDDVVMVHSAPQPHDVIFRSELHDLVADKKLRLTELHTDTDGMLDIARLGELVPDWAERETWACGPAGLLDAAEDHWTEHGVPERLHTERFRPSIVVGGNGGRVRFSTTGRTVDADGATPLLDVGEEAGVLMPSGCRMGICFGCVTPLTSGAVRDLRTGEITEAEPGVLIQTCVSAAAGPCDIER
- a CDS encoding patatin (identified by MetaGeneAnnotator; putative;~sequence version:1), translating into MLNLWQLPGGIYLFWTDPSGYVASCRLDESGQLDTPVLFNGLNGNPSAPITGNLRVAYTPVTVAGGPGEETMTTGGGHSVIYGTNGTSELVVMYWNGTQWTVNTYLDEYNTGPEKNEPFGAGLAYNGVALVPFGQSDDFEDISWNLFCNRTGTPGLG